From the genome of Cystobacter fuscus DSM 2262:
GCTCGCGCCCGCCCCAGGGCCCAGAGCAGCGCCTCCGGCACGAAGTCATTGAAGACGATGCCGGTGCCGTCGTCGCTCCCATCCACCGTGTCCGCGAGCCCACCTGTGGCCCGGACGATGGGCACGGTGCCATAGCGCAGCGAATACATCTGGTTGAGGCCGCACGGCTCGTAGCGGCTGGGCATGATGAAGAAGTCCGAGCCCGCCTCCAGCAGGTGCGACAGGGCCGGATCGAAGCCGATGAAGGCCCCCACCTTGTCGGGGAAGCGCCGCTGCAACGCGCGCAGCCCTTCCTCGTAACTCCACTCCCCATTGCCCACCGCGACGAAGCGGATGTCCTCCTGGAGCGCCGTGGGCAGCACCTCCAGCAGCAGGTCCACCCCCTTCTGCCAGGCCAGCCGCGACACGATGCCGAACACCGGCGCGCCCGTGTCCTCCAGGCCGAAGCGGCGCAGCAGCTCGCGCCGGCACGCGGCCTTGCCCGTCAGGTCCTCCACGCCATAGCGCGCCGGCAGGTGGCGATCCGTCTCCGGGTTCCACTCGTCCACGTCCACGCCGTTGAGGATGCCGGTGAGCACCCCCTGGCGATGACGCAACAACCCATCCAGGTTGGCTCCCGCCTCGGGCCACTGAATCTCCCGCGCGTACGTGGGCGACACCGTGGTGAGCGCATCCGCGAACTGCAGGCCGCCCTTGAGGAAGTTCACCCCGTCGTAGAACTCGAGCCCCCGCTCGGCGGTGAAGAGCTCCCAGGGCAGGCCCAGCTCGTCCATGACGTGTTTGCCGAACTGCCCCTGGTAGGCGAGGTTGTGGATGGTGAGCACGCTCTTGGCCCGCCCGAGCTCCGTCTCCTGGAAGCCGCGCCGCAGCGCCACCGGCAACAGGCCCGTCTGCCAGTCATTGACGTGGATGATGTCCGGAATGAAGCCCAGACGCTGGGCGGCCTGGAGCGCGCCCAGGCAGAGATAGGCGAAGCGGCGGGGGTTGTCCCCGTACTCGCCCCCGGAGTCGCCGTAGAGGCCCGGGCGCTGGAAGTAGTGCTCATGCTCCAGGAAGAGCAGCTCCAGGCGGGGCGCCAGTTGCAGCGAGAGCAGCGGGCCGCGCTCGGTGCCGAAGGGAAAGCGCAGCTCCACCGTGTGCCCGGTGGGCGTGAGGCGGGCGTCCTGGACGGAGGAATAGCGCGGGGAGACGACCTTCACTTCATGGCCGAGTGCGGCGAGCGCGGCGGGCAGCGCGCCCGACACATCCCCGAGGCCACCCGTCTTGGAGAAGGGCGTGACCTCGGACGCCACGTAGAGAATCTTCATGGAACGAAACGATGACGTGAGAAATGGGTGAGTCAACACCCACGAGAGGACTCGCACCCGGAGAGTGGATTGGTATGGTGGCGGCGTGGAGCCACCCGAAAATCCCTTTGAGCGATTCGCCGCCATCTTCGCCGAGGCGCGGCGCGTCATCCCCGTGGACCCCAACGCCATGAACGTGGCGTCCGTGGGGCCCGATGGCCGGCCGTCCTCGCGCGTGGTGCTGATGAAGGACTTCGACGAGCGCGGCTTCACCTTCTTCACCAACCTGACCAGCCGCAAGGGCCGCGAGCTGCTCCAGCACCCCTGGGCGGCGCTCTGCTTCCACTGGCCGCCGCTCGAGCAGCAGATCCGCATCGAGGGCCGCGTGGAGCGCGTGTCCGACGCGGAGGCGGACGCCTACTTCCAGAGCCGGCCTCGCGGCAGCCAGTTGGGCGCGTGGGCGAGCCTGCAGAGCCAGCTCCTGCCCTCGCGTGAGCTGCTGGAGCAGCGCCTGGCGGACGTCACGCGCCAGTACGAAGGGCAGCCCGTGCCCCGTCCCCCTCACTGGTCGGGCCTGAGGGTGGTGCCGGATCGCATCGAGTTCTGGCACGCCCGCCCGAGCCGGCTGCATGACCGGTGCGTCTACCTGCGCGAGGGCGAGGGCTGGAGGACGGAGATGCTCTACCCTTGAGCGGGCAGTGAGCAGGGGAATCACGGAGAGTGCGAGCGGACATGCGCGTCATCATCGTTGGAGGTGGAATCAGTGGCCTGGTGCTCGCGCAGGGGCTGCGCGCGAGGGGCACGGAGGTGACGCTGCTGGAGGCGGGAGCGCAGCCCGGCGGCAACATCCAGACGCACCGCCGGGACGGCTTCGTCACCGAGGCGGGCCCCAACAGCTTCCTGGACCGGGAGCCCAGCTTGCGCGCGTTGGCGGCCCGGCTGGGCATCGAGGATCGCATCCGGACGGCGGATCCCTCGGCGAAGCGCCGCTACCTCTACAGCGGGGGCAAGCTGCGCGCCCTGCCCCAGTCCCCGCCCGCCCTGCTCAAGTCGGACCTCCTGCCCTGGACGGCGAAGCTGCGGATGCTGGGTGAGCCCCTCACCCGCCGGGGCCCCACGGGCGACGAGTCCCTGGCGGACTTCGGGCGCCGGCACGTGGGCAGCGCGGCGACCGAGGTGCTGGTGGACGCGATGCAGACGGGCATCTACGCGGGCGACATGGAAGCGCTGAGCGTGGGCGCCGTCTTCCCCAAGGTGGCACAACTGGAGAAGCAGCACCGCAGCCTGCTGCTGGGCATGGTGCGCGAGCGCAAGGCGGAGCGCGCGGCGCCGCCCCCCGCGGGCACTCCGGCCACCACGGGCGCGGTCGCCTCGTTCGACGGGGGCCTCGGGGTGCTGGTGAAGGCGCTGGCCGGGGCGCTCGGACCGGCCCTGCGGCTGGAGGCGCGCGTGGTGGGACTGCGGCGCGAGGCGGCGGGCTGGCGGGTGGCGGTGGAGGAGCGGGGACAACGCACGGAGCTGGAAGCGGACCGGGTGGTGCTGGCGGTGCCCGCGTTCACGGCGGCGGAGCTGCTGCGACCCCTGGACGCGACGCTCGCGACTCAGTTGGACGGCATCACCTACGCGCCCATCGCCGTGGTGCACCTGGGCTTCGCGCCGGGGGCCGTGCCACCACCGGACGGCTTCGGCTTCCTGGTGCCCGCGGTGGAGAAGCGGCGGGTGCTCGGTGTCATCCACGTCTCGTCGACCTTCCCCTGGCGCACCGAGGGGGGCCGCGTCCTCTACACGTGCCTCATCGGCGGGGCGCGGCGGCCGGACCTGGTGGAGCTGGACGAGGCGGCGCTGGTGACGCTCGCGCGCGAGGAGCTGCGGCTCATGGCGGGCGTGACGGCCGAGCCCGTGCTCACGGAAACCATCCGCTGGAAGCGAGGCATCCCCCAGTACAACCTGGGCCACCTGGGGCGCCTGGCGGCCATCGACGAGGGGGTGACGCGCCTGCCCGGGTTGTTCCTCACCGGCAACGCCTACCGGGGCGTGGGACTCACCGACTGCGTGCGCGAGGCCACCGGACTGGTGGACGCGCTGGCCCGCTGAGCCGCGGCGGCGCTCCCATGCAAGACTCCATCGTCCGCGCCACGCTCCGGGCGCTGCTCGTGCCCCGGCGGCTGTTGCCCATCCTCCTGGTGAGCGTGCCGCTGGTGGCCGCCCAGGTGCGCTTCAGCAACGAGGAGCCCATGGCCGGGCCGCTCGGGCTGCTCTTGTGCGTGCTCTGCGTGAGCGTGGCCCCGGTGTCCTACCGCGTCCTCTTCCCCGAGGGGCTCGACCTGAGCCACGGCGGCATCCGCCTGCTGCTCTACGCCACCGTGGGACTGGGCGTCGTGCTGTCCGCGGGCGTCGTGCTGCCCAAGCTGCTGCGGCTCGGGCCCACCTTCCTCACCGACCGCTACAGCCTCGCCGTCAGCATGGGCCTGTTCCTCGTGGGCGGCTGGGGGCTGGGGCGCGACATCGGCTTCGAGGAGAGCCTCGCCCACGAGCGCGCCCGCGCCGAGCGGCTCGCCCTGGAGGCCGAGCAGGCACAACTGCTCGCCCTGCGCAGCCACCTGGATCCGCACTTCCTCTTCAACACCCTCAACGCCATCGCCGAGTGGTGCCGGACGGACGGCGCCGTGGCCGAGGCCGCCGTGCTGCGGCTGTCCGCCATGCTGCGCAGCGTGCTCGCCGGGGTGCGCGCCGCCACCTGGCCCCTGGCGCAGGAACTGGAGCTGGTGCGCACCCTCTTCGAGCTGCACCTCTTGCGCGACCCGGACCTCTTCCAGTTCACCCAAGAGGTGGAGCCCGGCCTGGAGTCCTTTCCCGTGCCACCGCTCGTCCTCTTGCCGCTGGCGGAGAACGCGGTGAAGCACGGGCCCGCCGCCGGACACCGCGGCCCCATCCACCTCACCGTGCGCGCGCACGGGGACACGCTCGTCTTCACCCTGGAGAACCCCGGCGCCTCGCGCGGCCCCCGCGAGGGCAGCAGCGGCCTGCCCACGGTGGAACGCCGGCTCGCCCTCGCCTACGCGGGCGGCGCCCGCCTCACCCTGAGCAGCGAGAACGCACGCACCCGCGTCACCGTCACCCTGCCCCGCACGGGTCCCCCCACGGGGCTCACGACCTGAGATCGACATTGGAAGTACGATCGGCGCTCCGAGGAGCGTTTCCCCCATGCATCCGGATTTCGAGGTCGAGCTGCGGGTAGCCCTGGCCGAGGGCCTTGTCTCCGAGCAAGAGATGGACAGTCTGCGCGAGGAGGCTCGGCGCCTGGAGCGCGGTCCCCTGGCGCTGCTCCGTGAGCGAGGCCGTTTGTCCGAGGGGACGCTCATCTCGATGATGGCCCAGGTCCGGAGCGCCACGCCCCAGGTGGCCGACGCTCGAGACGAGAAGGCTGCCGAGACCCCGGCCTTCCCCGTCAGCGGTTGGGAGCGCTACCAATGCATGCGCTTCCTCGGCGAGGGGGGTATGGGGCGGGTCTTCCTCGCGCATGATCCACGGCTGAACCGGAACGTGGCCTTGAAGTTCGTTCGGGGTGACGATCCCGAACTCACCCGGCGCTTCCTCTCCGAAGCCAGGGCCCAGGCACGGGTGAACCACGAGCGGGTGTGCAAGGTCTACGAGGTGGGCGAGGTTCAAGGGCGCGTCTACATCGCGATGCAGTTCATCGAGGGGCGGACGCTGAGCGCGCTCGCCCGCGAGCTCTCCGTCGAACAGAAGGTGCTGGTGCTCCGGGAGGCCGCCGAGGGCGTGCACGAGGCGCACCGCGTGGGTCTCATCCACCGCGATCTCAAGCCCTCCAACATCATGGTGGAGCGCGCGGAGGACGGGATGCTGCGCCCCTACGTGATGGACTTCGGGCTGGCGCGAGACTGGAACGAGGGGGCCACCGTCACCGGCGCGGTCATGGGCACGCCCCAGTACATGTCGCCCGAGCAGGCGCGCGGCGAGGTCTCCCACCTGGATCGCCGCTCGGACGTCTACGGTCTGGGCGCCACCCTCTACAGCGTGTTGACGGGCCAGCCGCCCATCCCCGGCGGCAACGGCCTGGAGGTGCTCAACAACATCTTCACGGTGGAGCCACGCCCGCCGCGCGCGGTGGATCCGAACATCCCCGCGGACCTCGAGGCCATCGCGCTCAAGTGCCTCGAGAAGGAGCGCTCGGCCCGGTATGACTCGGCGCGCGCCCTGGCCGAGGAGCTCGGCCGCTTCCTGTCGGGCGAGCCGGTCCAGGCCCGCTCCCACGGGGCCGGGTACCGCCTGCGCAAGAAGCTCCGCAAGCACCGGCTCGTGGCGTCCGTGGCCGCGGTGGCGGCCGTGCTCGTGCTCCTGGCCCTGGGCCAGGTGGTGCTGGCCCGCCGCGAGACCGCCGTGCGCGAGCGCCTGGCCCGGCGATTCGCCGAGTCCGTGGAACGCATCGAAGCACTGGCGCGCTACTCGGACCTCTCCCACCTGCACGACACGCGCGCGGATCGGCGCGCCATCCGCGCGAGGATGGCGGCGCTCGAGGCGGAGATCCACGCCGCGGGCGAGCCCGCCGTGGGGCCCGGTCACTACGCGCTGGGGCGCGGCTATCTCGCGCTCGGAGACGAGACCAGGGCTCGCGAATCCCTCGAGTCCGCCTGGAAGCACGGCTTCCGCGAGCCCCGGGTGGCCTACGCGCTGGCCCTGGTGACGGGGCACCAGTACCAGGAGCAGCTGCTGGAAGCCGAGCGCCTCCGCGACACCGAGCGGCGGGAGGCTCGCAAGCGCGAGGTCGAGCGCCGCTACCGGGAGCCGGCGCTGGCCTATCTCCGTCAAAGTGAAGGTGCCGAGGTTCCCTCCGCCGCGTACGTGGCGGCGCTGCTCGCCTTCTACGAGAACCGGTGGGAAGAAGCCCTCTCCCAGCTGGACACGATCGGCACCGAGCTGTCCTGGTTCCATGAGGCTCCCACGCTGCGCGGAGACATCCTCCAGGCCCGCGCCATGCGGAGCTGGAACCGGGGCGAGCACGAGCGCGCGCTGGCGGACTTCGAGGCGGGCCGGAAGGCCTACGCCCAGGCGGCGGCGAGCGGCGAGAGCGTGGCCTCGATCCACACGGCCCAGGGAGAGCTGGAGTACGGCGCGCTGATCCTGGAACTCTACGGGAAGGGCGATGTCGCGCCCCGCTACACCCGAGCCCTCGAGGCCGTCTCCCGCGCGCTCGTGGCCATGCCGGAGCATTACGACGCCCGGGTGCTGGAGTCCCGCCTCCACCGGCGGCTCGCCGAGCATCGACGCAATCTGGGCGATTATTCGGAGACATTGCCAGAGAAGGCGGTGAGCGCCGCGCGGAGCGCGCTGGAACTCGAGCCCTCGCGTTCGAAGGCCCGGCTGGAATTGGGGCAGGGTTATTGGATCTGGGGCTACACCCGCCAGAGCCACTCCCTGGATCCGCGCGAGCAATTGCGCAAGGCGGTCGAGAGCTTCGAGAGCATCGCCCCGGAGGAAAGGGATTACGACTTCCACCTCAACCTGGGCATGGTCCACAAGACGTGGGCCGACTACGAGGAGCAGGTGGGCGCGGATCCGCTGCCCGGGTACGGCAAATCTATCGAGTCCTATCTCTCCGCCCTCCAAATGGACGGCCAGGTGCCGGAGGGTTGGATCAACCTGGGCATCGCGTACTACACCCGGGCCACCCACCCGCGGGCCCCGGCTCCGGACGGAGACCTCACCCAGGCACTGGCGGCGCTGGACAAGGCCCGGGCCCTCAACCCCGGGCACGTGGTGCCCTACTTCTACGCGGGACTGGCGCATGCGCTCGTGGCTCAGCGGCTGCGCGTGTCGGGAGGCGAGCCCGGTGCCTCACTGGAGCGCTCCGCGGAGATGTACCGCAAGGGGCTCGAGCTCAGCCCCGGCATTCCCCAGCTCCACAATGGCCTGTGTCTGACGTTGGTCCAACAGGCCCAGGCGGCCTGGGACCGCGGTGGGGATCCATTTCCCACGCTGGACCAGGCCCGGGAGGCCTGCGAGCAGTCCATGACCCTCGCGCCCGAAAGTGGCTACGGGCACATCAACCTCAGTGAGGTGCTCGCCCATCGAGCCCTGTACCAGCGCGCCCGGGGAGAGGATCCCAGCCCGAGCGTGCGCGCGGCCGACGAGGCCCTGCGACAGGCGCTCCAGTGGCTTCCGGAGAACGCGGGAGCCCTGGCCAACCGCGGCATGGTCCATGCCATCCTGGCCACGTTCGAGCTGGAGCACGGGCGCGATCCCCGCCCCAGCAGCACGCGGGCCGAGGCGGCGCTGCGGCGGGCCCTCGCTCACAATCCGACCCACGCCGAGGCCTGGTACTCCCTGGGTGAGGCGTTGGGGGCCAAGGCGCTCGCTCCAGGAGGACGCCCCCAGGACTCCGAGGAGGCGATCCAGGCCTTCCAGAAGGGCCTCGAGCTGGCTCCGGAGCGGCAGGAGTTCCGCATCGGCTTCGGGCATTTCCTCCGCCGCTGGTCCACCCGACTGATGCAGGGCAAACAGGACCCGGGCCCCTCGCTTCAACGAGGACTGGAGCTGGCCCAGCAGCTCCTCGCGGTTCGTCCCGGATGGCCAGACGCCCGGCTCTTGCGAGGCAGTCTGTTCGCGCTCCAGGCGTCGCTCCCCTCCGCTGCCCCCGGACAGAAGCAGGAGTGGCGGAGACAGGCCCGGGAGGATCTCTCCAGCGCGCTCTCCGCCAACCCGGGCTTCCAGCGGGAGTGGGGCGACACCCTCCAGCGCCTCCAGCCCAGCGGGCCCTGAGCCCCTGGGGCCGCGACGTTTCGCGATTGTCGGCGACATGTCGCCGACAGCCGCTCCCCTCCTCCCAGACCCTTTCCCCGCGGGGGTTCTCCTCTGAAGCGCCCCCAGGGGCGTGCTGGCACGCGGCGTGCTCAAGGACACCCCGAGTTCATTCAAGACTCTCCGAACCCGGAGTTCCCGCCATGATGTACGCCCCCCGTTGGAAGAAGCTGATGTTCGCCGCCAGCCTCGCCGTCCTCCCCGCCTGCGGGATGGAGGAGCCGAACAGCCCCGAGGCCCAGGGGCTCGACCCACGGGCCCCCACGAAGCCAGGCCAGACGCGGGCCGCGCTCACGACCGGCCCGTCGAGCTGCCAGGACATCAAGAACGCCAACCCCTCCGCGGCGGATGGCCCGTACGTGCTGTTCCTCGGCGGCGACAGGTCCAAGCCCTGGACGACCTGGTGCCGCGACATGGCGGGCACCCCCGCGGAGTATCTGTCGCTGCCGTCGACGGGCCCCTCGCTCAACTTCTCCCAGTACACCGCGGGCGTTCACAACGGCGGGGGCACCAACGTGCGGACCCTCTTCTCCAAGGTTCGCATCGACCCCACCACCCTGCGCGTGAGCACCGGTGACCAGACCTTCTCCACCTCCTCCGGGCTGCTGTGGCACGGAGATGCCGTCACCTCCATGGCCTATGCCGCCGCGATGAACTGCGACTTCGGCAACCCCGGACTGGGCAACGTCGACCTGCGAGGCACTTCCTTCGCGGTGGCGCCCAGCCATTTCGTGGCGGTCGGCTCCTACCCCTCCGGTGGGGCCACCTACAGCTCGAACAACCAGGTGGTGGACCTGTGGGGCCGGGGGGATTGCGGCTGGATGTCGGTGCAGGGCGCCGACCATCCCTTCAACGGCCGCAGCGCCCAGTTGCAACTCCAGTACAGGCAGAGCACCCCGGCGAGCTGCCAGGAGCTCAAAACCGCCCATCCCGCCGCGGCGGATGGTGAGTACGTGCTGTACGTCAACGGCGATGCCTCCAAGCCCTGGACGGCCTGGTGCCACGACATGGCGGGCACTCCCGCCGAGTACCTGTCGCTGCCGTCGACGGGCCCCTCGCTCAACTTCTCCCAGTACACCGCGGGCTACAACAACGGCTGGGGGGGCACCAACGTGCGGACCCTCTTCTCCAAGGTTCGCATCGACCCCGCCACCCTGCGCGTGAGCACCGGTGACCAGACCTTCTCCACCTCCTCCGGGCTGCTCTGGCACGGGGATGCCGTCACCTCCATG
Proteins encoded in this window:
- the glgA gene encoding glycogen synthase GlgA; amino-acid sequence: MKILYVASEVTPFSKTGGLGDVSGALPAALAALGHEVKVVSPRYSSVQDARLTPTGHTVELRFPFGTERGPLLSLQLAPRLELLFLEHEHYFQRPGLYGDSGGEYGDNPRRFAYLCLGALQAAQRLGFIPDIIHVNDWQTGLLPVALRRGFQETELGRAKSVLTIHNLAYQGQFGKHVMDELGLPWELFTAERGLEFYDGVNFLKGGLQFADALTTVSPTYAREIQWPEAGANLDGLLRHRQGVLTGILNGVDVDEWNPETDRHLPARYGVEDLTGKAACRRELLRRFGLEDTGAPVFGIVSRLAWQKGVDLLLEVLPTALQEDIRFVAVGNGEWSYEEGLRALQRRFPDKVGAFIGFDPALSHLLEAGSDFFIMPSRYEPCGLNQMYSLRYGTVPIVRATGGLADTVDGSDDGTGIVFNDFVPEALLWALGRARALYADPERLRAFQRRGMVQDFSWGASARMYERLFASLLAE
- the pdxH gene encoding pyridoxamine 5'-phosphate oxidase encodes the protein MEPPENPFERFAAIFAEARRVIPVDPNAMNVASVGPDGRPSSRVVLMKDFDERGFTFFTNLTSRKGRELLQHPWAALCFHWPPLEQQIRIEGRVERVSDAEADAYFQSRPRGSQLGAWASLQSQLLPSRELLEQRLADVTRQYEGQPVPRPPHWSGLRVVPDRIEFWHARPSRLHDRCVYLREGEGWRTEMLYP
- a CDS encoding sensor histidine kinase, translating into MQDSIVRATLRALLVPRRLLPILLVSVPLVAAQVRFSNEEPMAGPLGLLLCVLCVSVAPVSYRVLFPEGLDLSHGGIRLLLYATVGLGVVLSAGVVLPKLLRLGPTFLTDRYSLAVSMGLFLVGGWGLGRDIGFEESLAHERARAERLALEAEQAQLLALRSHLDPHFLFNTLNAIAEWCRTDGAVAEAAVLRLSAMLRSVLAGVRAATWPLAQELELVRTLFELHLLRDPDLFQFTQEVEPGLESFPVPPLVLLPLAENAVKHGPAAGHRGPIHLTVRAHGDTLVFTLENPGASRGPREGSSGLPTVERRLALAYAGGARLTLSSENARTRVTVTLPRTGPPTGLTT
- a CDS encoding serine/threonine-protein kinase; its protein translation is MHPDFEVELRVALAEGLVSEQEMDSLREEARRLERGPLALLRERGRLSEGTLISMMAQVRSATPQVADARDEKAAETPAFPVSGWERYQCMRFLGEGGMGRVFLAHDPRLNRNVALKFVRGDDPELTRRFLSEARAQARVNHERVCKVYEVGEVQGRVYIAMQFIEGRTLSALARELSVEQKVLVLREAAEGVHEAHRVGLIHRDLKPSNIMVERAEDGMLRPYVMDFGLARDWNEGATVTGAVMGTPQYMSPEQARGEVSHLDRRSDVYGLGATLYSVLTGQPPIPGGNGLEVLNNIFTVEPRPPRAVDPNIPADLEAIALKCLEKERSARYDSARALAEELGRFLSGEPVQARSHGAGYRLRKKLRKHRLVASVAAVAAVLVLLALGQVVLARRETAVRERLARRFAESVERIEALARYSDLSHLHDTRADRRAIRARMAALEAEIHAAGEPAVGPGHYALGRGYLALGDETRARESLESAWKHGFREPRVAYALALVTGHQYQEQLLEAERLRDTERREARKREVERRYREPALAYLRQSEGAEVPSAAYVAALLAFYENRWEEALSQLDTIGTELSWFHEAPTLRGDILQARAMRSWNRGEHERALADFEAGRKAYAQAAASGESVASIHTAQGELEYGALILELYGKGDVAPRYTRALEAVSRALVAMPEHYDARVLESRLHRRLAEHRRNLGDYSETLPEKAVSAARSALELEPSRSKARLELGQGYWIWGYTRQSHSLDPREQLRKAVESFESIAPEERDYDFHLNLGMVHKTWADYEEQVGADPLPGYGKSIESYLSALQMDGQVPEGWINLGIAYYTRATHPRAPAPDGDLTQALAALDKARALNPGHVVPYFYAGLAHALVAQRLRVSGGEPGASLERSAEMYRKGLELSPGIPQLHNGLCLTLVQQAQAAWDRGGDPFPTLDQAREACEQSMTLAPESGYGHINLSEVLAHRALYQRARGEDPSPSVRAADEALRQALQWLPENAGALANRGMVHAILATFELEHGRDPRPSSTRAEAALRRALAHNPTHAEAWYSLGEALGAKALAPGGRPQDSEEAIQAFQKGLELAPERQEFRIGFGHFLRRWSTRLMQGKQDPGPSLQRGLELAQQLLAVRPGWPDARLLRGSLFALQASLPSAAPGQKQEWRRQAREDLSSALSANPGFQREWGDTLQRLQPSGP
- the hemG gene encoding protoporphyrinogen oxidase; translation: MRVIIVGGGISGLVLAQGLRARGTEVTLLEAGAQPGGNIQTHRRDGFVTEAGPNSFLDREPSLRALAARLGIEDRIRTADPSAKRRYLYSGGKLRALPQSPPALLKSDLLPWTAKLRMLGEPLTRRGPTGDESLADFGRRHVGSAATEVLVDAMQTGIYAGDMEALSVGAVFPKVAQLEKQHRSLLLGMVRERKAERAAPPPAGTPATTGAVASFDGGLGVLVKALAGALGPALRLEARVVGLRREAAGWRVAVEERGQRTELEADRVVLAVPAFTAAELLRPLDATLATQLDGITYAPIAVVHLGFAPGAVPPPDGFGFLVPAVEKRRVLGVIHVSSTFPWRTEGGRVLYTCLIGGARRPDLVELDEAALVTLAREELRLMAGVTAEPVLTETIRWKRGIPQYNLGHLGRLAAIDEGVTRLPGLFLTGNAYRGVGLTDCVREATGLVDALAR
- a CDS encoding GON domain-containing protein, whose product is MMYAPRWKKLMFAASLAVLPACGMEEPNSPEAQGLDPRAPTKPGQTRAALTTGPSSCQDIKNANPSAADGPYVLFLGGDRSKPWTTWCRDMAGTPAEYLSLPSTGPSLNFSQYTAGVHNGGGTNVRTLFSKVRIDPTTLRVSTGDQTFSTSSGLLWHGDAVTSMAYAAAMNCDFGNPGLGNVDLRGTSFAVAPSHFVAVGSYPSGGATYSSNNQVVDLWGRGDCGWMSVQGADHPFNGRSAQLQLQYRQSTPASCQELKTAHPAAADGEYVLYVNGDASKPWTAWCHDMAGTPAEYLSLPSTGPSLNFSQYTAGYNNGWGGTNVRTLFSKVRIDPATLRVSTGDQTFSTSSGLLWHGDAVTSMAYAAAMNCDFGNPGLGNVDLRGTPFAAAPGEFVAVGYYGSGGATYSSDNQVVDLWNRGECGWMSVQGADHPFNGRGAQLQLQYAPPPA